Proteins encoded in a region of the Labrus mixtus chromosome 19, fLabMix1.1, whole genome shotgun sequence genome:
- the LOC132994570 gene encoding cytochrome b5 isoform X1: MGENDEKSPDGVKYYRLSEIEEQNSFKSTWIIIHNKVYDVTKFLEEHPGGEEVLREQAGGDATESFEDVGHSTDARDMAEDMIIGELHPEDRDKIAKPEEPLVTTLCDEPSWWSTWVIPALAAAIATLLYRIYNQESE; this comes from the exons ATGGGCGAAAATGACGAAAAGAGCCCCGATGGAGTCAAATATTACAGACTGTCGGAGATCGAGGAGCAGAACTCGTTCAAGTCAACGTGGATCATCATCCACAACAAAGTCTACGATGTCACCAAGTTcctggaggag caccctggaggagaggaggtgctgAGGGAGCAAGCGGGAGGAGACGCGACGGAGAGCTTCGAGGACGTCGGACACTCCACCGACGCCAGAGACATGGCCGAAGACATGATTATAGGAGAGCTGCACCCG gaggacagagacaaaATCGCCAAACCTGAG GAACCTTTAGTGACCACTTTGTGTGACGAgcccag CTGGTGGTCTACCTGGGTGATTCCCGCTCTGGCAGCGGCCATTGCCACATTGCTGTACCGCATCTACAACCAAGAGAGcgagtga
- the LOC132994570 gene encoding cytochrome b5 isoform X2: MGENDEKSPDGVKYYRLSEIEEQNSFKSTWIIIHNKVYDVTKFLEEHPGGEEVLREQAGGDATESFEDVGHSTDARDMAEDMIIGELHPEDRDKIAKPELVVYLGDSRSGSGHCHIAVPHLQPRERVTSSNLSL; encoded by the exons ATGGGCGAAAATGACGAAAAGAGCCCCGATGGAGTCAAATATTACAGACTGTCGGAGATCGAGGAGCAGAACTCGTTCAAGTCAACGTGGATCATCATCCACAACAAAGTCTACGATGTCACCAAGTTcctggaggag caccctggaggagaggaggtgctgAGGGAGCAAGCGGGAGGAGACGCGACGGAGAGCTTCGAGGACGTCGGACACTCCACCGACGCCAGAGACATGGCCGAAGACATGATTATAGGAGAGCTGCACCCG gaggacagagacaaaATCGCCAAACCTGAG CTGGTGGTCTACCTGGGTGATTCCCGCTCTGGCAGCGGCCATTGCCACATTGCTGTACCGCATCTACAACCAAGAGAGcgagtgacatcatcaaaccTGTCGCTGTAA
- the ppp1r3g gene encoding protein phosphatase 1 regulatory subunit 3G, producing MSRSSVQGQAGGEALSPGQSAENGLEEDEEEEEEEEDLDDEVDASRLEKFMRDRRRAQSLPAYPAELLDGVSGSEVRKRVKFADSMGLNLASVKHFSSLEEPKIPSKVLSRHKSFPPQQDLLNNLCQSFKTSLATDRLVCCFPEPRDSERRVQQLRVCLERVTITQFDVRGQIRVFTGCTDNEVGVRYTFNDWLSHVDSQALPVAADGPGFMGERFDFTVYTPPFMDPSSAVHLAVYLKNGEGVFWDNNEGQNYTLRYICMPSSAPFVSAAFHAT from the coding sequence ATGTCCCGCTCATCTGTGCAGGGCCAGGCCGGGGGAGAGGCGCTATCCCCTGGGCAGAGCGCGGAGAACGGCCTGGAGGAAgacgaagaagaggaggaggaggaagaagatctGGACGACGAGGTTGACGCTTCTCGTCTAGAGAAGTTCatgagagacaggaggagagccCAGTCTCTGCCCGCCTACCCAGCGGAGCTCCTGGACGGGGTGTCCGGGAGTGAGGTGAGGAAGCGCGTGAAGTTCGCGGACTCAATGGGTCTAAACCTGGCTAGCGTCAAACACTTCAGCTCTCTAGAGGAGCCGAAGATCCCGAGCAAAGTTCTGTCTCGACACAAGAGCTTCCCGCCGCAGCAGGACCTCCTGAACAACCTGTGTCAGAGCTTTAAGACCAGCCTGGCCACGGACCGGCTGGTCTGCTGCTTCCCGGAACCGCGAGACTCGGAGCGCAGAGTCCAGCAGCTCCGCGTGTGCCTGGAGAGGGTCACCATCACCCAGTTCGATGTGCGGGGACAGATCCGAGTCTTCACCGGCTGCACGGACAACGAGGTTGGGGTGAGGTACACCTTCAACGACTGGCTGTCTCACGTGGACTCGCAGGCTCTGCCCGTGGCCGCGGATGGGCCGGGCTTTATGGGGGAGCGCTTCGACTTCACGGTGTACACGCCGCCCTTCATGGACCCCAGCTCCGCCGTGCACCTCGCCGTCTACCTAAAGAACGGGGAGGGGGTGTTCTGGGACAACAACGAGGGGCAGAACTACACCCTCAGGTACATCTGCATGCCCAGCTCTGCGCCCTTCGTCAGCGCAGCTTTTCACGCCACCTGA